The genomic DNA GTGCCCCGTCCGGCACGAACCACCCGAAGGCGGGGCCGGCGGCGAACACCCACACGAGGCCGAGGACCAGATACATGACGGCAACCCGGACCGGGGACGTCCGCCGGTTGCGAGAGGTGGCCGCGGTGGCGGGGGGGCTCATCGGGTGGCCCCCCGCCGGTGGTCGAAGTTCAACACGCCCGCTGCAACGGCCGCGGGCGACGGCAGGTGAAAATTGGGCATGGGCAATCATCGCTCTGGCGGGACCGGGTCGATCTGTCCCCGGCCGCGCGTGAAATATCCTGTCTGATCGAACACCGCTGTCCGCACGCCCGGCGGCCCGGGGTGCGGTTGAGGCAACAAGGCGGATTCGCACTCGCCCCGACTTTGCCCGGTCGACGACACCGGGCGGGGCAGTCGGACAAGAATAGGTCGCTTCCTTTTATAACCCGAGCCGTCTGCCCGGTTATTTTAATTATCACCCCAGATCTCAAGAAATTGCGAGACCTATTACGGCGGTAAAAGAGAGTTAAGCCATTTAAAGAATCGGGGTTAAGATTCGGCCCCGCTTTCCGAGACCCGCCTGAATCCGCCAGTCACGGGGCGTTCGCGACCCCGGCGGGGGGTGACTTTTCGCGGTCCGCGCGGTCGTGCCGGGTCGGGTCGCGAAGCGCCTCGGGCCGGTTCCTTGTTCCCGGGGGTTCGGCCACCTATAGTTCTAGTGTCCCCCTCGTCCCGTTCCTCACCCTCCGACTCCACCCAGGCGGTGTCATGGACGAATTACGGCACGAGTGCGGCGTCGCCGCGGTTTACTGCTTTAACCCTGCCATCGAGTCGTCCGTGCGGTACGGGCCGGGCGGCCCGGACCAGATCCACAAGCTCATCCCCCGGATGCTCCTGGACCTCCAGAATCGCGGCCAGCTGTCGGCCGGCATGTCGTCGTACAACCCCGCCCGCGATCAGATCATCGAGACGTACAAAGAAATCGGCACCGTGGCCGAAGCGTTCCGGATGAGCCACCAGAAGAAGTACGAGGCGATCCTCAACGAACACGCCGGGCGGGCCGCCATCGGACACGTCCGGTACGCGACGTGCGGGCCGGCCACGCGGTCGTACGCGCAGCCGTTCGAGCGGCGGCACGGGTGCAAGTGGAAGTGGTTCGCCTTCTCGTACAACGGGAACCTGGCCAACTACGAGGAGTTGAAGGCGGAGATCGAGTCCCGGCACGACCACCACCTCGCCCGGGACACCGACACCGAAGCGATCATGCATTTCCTCGCCCACGCGATCCGCGGGGACAACCGGCGAGACCTGGTCGACGTGTTCCGCGAGCTGAGCAAGAAGTTCGACGGGGCGTACAACATCGCGTACCTGGACGCGATGGGCGAGATGATCGTCCTCCGCGACCCGCTCGGCATGCGGCCGCTCTGCTACGCGGTCGACGGCGGGGTGTTCGCGGCGGCCAGCGAGAGCGTCGCCCTCCAGAACCTCGGGTTCCAGAACATCAAGTCGCTCCCCCCGGGCCACCTGATCCGCGTCCGCCCGGGCAGCTGGGAAGTCCTCCCGTTCGCGTCCCCGGCGCCGACCGCCCACTGCTTCTTCGAGTGGATCTACTTCGCGAACGTGGCGAGCACCCTGGACGACCAGAGCGTTTACCTGTCGCGAAACCGGCTGGGCCGCGAGCTGGCGGACCAGGAGCGGAAACTGGACCTCGTCGACCTGGACCCCGAGAACACGATCGTCGTCCCCGTCCCGGACACCGGGAAGGCGGCGGCCGACGCGATGGCGTTCGCCCTCGGCCTCCAGTCGGTCGAAGGCTTGATCCGCAACCGGTACGTCGGACGGACGTTCATCGAGTCCGCAAACCGGGCGGACAAGGTCAAGACCAAGTTTACCCCGCTCCGCGAGGTGCTGGCCGGCAAGACGGTCATCCTGGTCGAGGACTCGATCGTCCGGAGTACGACCCTGGCGAGCCTCGTGCGGCACGTCAAGGAGCAGGGCCGGGCGGCCGAGGTCCACGTCCGCGTCGCCTGCCCGCCGATCGTGGCCCCGTGCTTCTACGGCATCAACATGAGCACGGTCCAGGAGCTGTTCGCCCCGAAACACATGCGCGGCGCGGTGCCGACCCTGGCCGAGCAGACCGCGATGGCCCGCGCCCTCGGGGCGGACAGCCTCGCGTACCTGCCCCTGGACGCGGTGGCCCGGTGCATCGGCCTGCCCGAGACCCAGCTCTGCCGGGCGTGCCTGACCGCCCACTACCCGACGCCGGGCGGCGAGAAGCGGTACAATCTCGCGCTCGTTGAAGCCGGAGATGCCCGGGTGGCGCACCGCGGGTGCAGCACGCCCGCGGTCGTCGGCACGCAACCCGCCGTCGTCGCCACCGCCACCCCGGCGGACGTCCCGGCGGCGGCCGGGACGGGGCGGCCCTGCCGGGTATCTTGACGCCGCGCGGGGCGGCCGGGGGTGCCGACCGCCAGTTGCCCTTCGCCCGGCGCCCCCGGCCGCGTAAAATCGCTTCCGACAGGTGGTGTCGACCCGCGGGAGCGTAGCGTATGGGCGCCGAAAATATTCTGACTGCGTACAAGATTTACGAGCACGTCACGGTCGGCCTGAAGCCAGCACCGATCGACCGCGGGTGGATGGACGCCGCCCACCAGCGGCACCCGTACCGCTGCCTGCCGCTCAACATCGCCAACCAGAACGGGTGGTTCCTCACGTCGCCCACGACGTTCGAGGTCTACTGGTACGGGGGCGTGAACCCCAAGGACCTGGAGGTCCGGTTCATCGGCCACCCGGACCCGATCATTTCCAGCCACTTCGGTAGCGCCGTCCTCACGTTCTCGATCCCGTACCTGTTCCGCACGCCCGAGGGCGTAAACCTCTGGGTCAAGGGGCCGAGCAACTGGATCAAGGACGGGGTCCAAGCCCTCGAAGGGGTGGTCGAAACCGACTGGGCGTCGTCCACGTTCACGATGAACTGGAAAGTGACGCGGGCCTTCGAGTGGATCCGGTTCGAGAAGGACGACCCGATCTGCATGATCGTGCCGATCCCCCGCGGGTTCGCGGAACTCATCACCCCGCGACTCGCCCTGCTGAACACGAACCCCGA from Fimbriiglobus ruber includes the following:
- a CDS encoding amidophosphoribosyltransferase, whose translation is MDELRHECGVAAVYCFNPAIESSVRYGPGGPDQIHKLIPRMLLDLQNRGQLSAGMSSYNPARDQIIETYKEIGTVAEAFRMSHQKKYEAILNEHAGRAAIGHVRYATCGPATRSYAQPFERRHGCKWKWFAFSYNGNLANYEELKAEIESRHDHHLARDTDTEAIMHFLAHAIRGDNRRDLVDVFRELSKKFDGAYNIAYLDAMGEMIVLRDPLGMRPLCYAVDGGVFAAASESVALQNLGFQNIKSLPPGHLIRVRPGSWEVLPFASPAPTAHCFFEWIYFANVASTLDDQSVYLSRNRLGRELADQERKLDLVDLDPENTIVVPVPDTGKAAADAMAFALGLQSVEGLIRNRYVGRTFIESANRADKVKTKFTPLREVLAGKTVILVEDSIVRSTTLASLVRHVKEQGRAAEVHVRVACPPIVAPCFYGINMSTVQELFAPKHMRGAVPTLAEQTAMARALGADSLAYLPLDAVARCIGLPETQLCRACLTAHYPTPGGEKRYNLALVEAGDARVAHRGCSTPAVVGTQPAVVATATPADVPAAAGTGRPCRVS
- a CDS encoding DUF6065 family protein; the protein is MGAENILTAYKIYEHVTVGLKPAPIDRGWMDAAHQRHPYRCLPLNIANQNGWFLTSPTTFEVYWYGGVNPKDLEVRFIGHPDPIISSHFGSAVLTFSIPYLFRTPEGVNLWVKGPSNWIKDGVQALEGVVETDWASSTFTMNWKVTRAFEWIRFEKDDPICMIVPIPRGFAELITPRLALLNTNPELNEQYKKWEEGRRGFLQGLRSLDPEVVKRGWQKDYFQGKTGDGGTFDGHQTRLDVKDFTPEPKNS